Within Cnuibacter physcomitrellae, the genomic segment TGCAGGACGCCGGGGTCGACATCATCCAGTTCGACGAGCCGGCGTTCAACGTGTTCTTCGACGAGGTGAACGACTGGGGCGTGGCCGCGCTCGAGCGGGCGATCGAGGGGCTGACCTGCGAGACCGCGGTGCACGTCTGCTACGGCTACGGGATCAAGGCCAACACCGACTGGAAGGAGACCCTCGGCGACGAGTGGCGCCAGTACGAGGAGATCTTCCCCAAGATCCAGGCCTCCGACATCGACATCGTCTCGCTGGAGAGCCAGCACTCGCACGTGCCGATCGACCTGATCGAGCTCATCCGCGGCAAGAAGGTGATGGTCGGCGCGATCGACGTCGCCACCTCCATGGTCGAGACCCCCGAGGAGGTCGCCGAGACCCTCCGCCGGGCGCTCCCGTTCGTCGACGCCGACCTGCTCCTCCCGTCGACCAACTGCGGGATGGCGCCGCTGCCGCGGTCCGTCGCGACCGCGAAGCTCGCCGCGCTCGCCGAGGGTGCGGCCCTCGTCCGGGCCGAGCTCGCGGCCTAGGGAGCGCACCCCCATCCCGAAAGGATGCCGGGTGCCATGCGCGCATTCCGGGAGCGGGATACGCTGGGTCTCGCCCCACACCCAGTGACGGACCGTCCTCGATGAATGGAGACCCGATGCGCGGAAAGGCCATCTTCGTGGTGGGTCTTGCCACCGGATACGTGCTCGGCACGCGAGCAGGCCGCAGGCGCTACGAGCAGATCAAGAGCGGTGCCCAGAAGGTGTGGAACACCCCCGTCGTGCAGAAGGGCGTCGGCGTCGCCGAGGAGTTCGCCTCCGCGCGGGTCGACCAGCTGAAGGACATCGCCGGCGACGCAGCCAAGAAGGCGCTCGGATCGCTGCTCGGCAAGCAGCCCTACACCGAGCCGACGCAGTCGACCTCGCGGTCCTCGGCCTCGAGAGCAGCCGGTGCTACGGCGAGCGGCTCGAAGGCGACCACCTCGAAGTCGAGCGGCTCGAAGGCGTCCACCTCGAAGAGCACGTCGACCTCGTCGCGGTCGAAGGCCGCACCCGCCGGCGGGGACACTCCGCCGGTCGAGCCGCTGGCTCCGTCCACCGACATCTGAGCCGGCGCAGACGCGGCCGACCCGAGCATCCGAGACCGAACCTCCAAAGGAGCGGAACCGTGACCGAAGAACGCGACCGACGAGCCCGACGATCGCTCGGGTCCCTCATCGCCGACGTCCCCACGCTGATCGTCAAGCTCCTCAAGGACGAGCTCGAGAACATCAAGCGCGAGCTGACCAAGCGCCTCGCGAGCCTCGGCATCGGGATCGGACTGCTCGTCTTCGCGGGCCTGCTCGCCTTCTTCCTGCTCGCGGTCCTCATCGCCGCGGCGGTGCTCGGCCTGTCGACGGTGTTCGCGCCCTGGCTGGCGGCTCTGCTGACCGCCGCGGGCCTGCTGATCATCATCATCGTGCTCGCCCTCGTCGGGCTCGCCTCGGTGAAGAAGGGGATGCCGCCCGTGCCCAAGGAGGCAGTCGACAGCCTCAAGAAGGACGTCAACGTGGTGAAGGGACTCGGCCAGTCATGAGCGACGACAAGAGGGTGTCCACGACCCAGTCGGGCGAGCAGCCCGCGGAGCCCAAGCGCAGCCAGGCCGAGCTGCACGCCGACATCGAGCGCACGCGCGCCGAGCTGCGCGCCACCCTCGACGCGATCGAGTTCCGACTCAACGTGCCCAAGCAGGTGCGCCACGCGGTGCACCGCACGAAGGTGCGTGTGCGGGCGGCGTGGGAGCGGAACCCGGCCCTGGTCGCCGGAGTCGCCACCGGCACCGCGACCGCCGCAGCGGCTCTCATCTTCGTCGGGTACCGTGTCGTGAGGAAGTGAGCCGCCGCGCCCGAGGCGCCGCAGCTCACGGATGCACGCTCTGCGTGCGCAGCATGGAATCGGATTGAGGACGATGACTGACCCGACGGTCGACCCGACCACCACGTATGCCGAACCGCACACCGCCCGAGACGTCGAGGACTCCGAGGAGATCCCCGCCGCCGGGTACACCCTGTGGGCGGTGTTCCGCAGGAACCCCGCCTCCCCGCTCTACCTCGACGGGTCGGAGATCCCGGATGCCGTCGCCGAGCTCGACGACGCGATCCTGACCGTCGAGGCCGAGGACGTGTTCGTCCGAGGCCTGTACGACGTCTCGGGTCTGCGATCCGACGCCGACGTCATGGTGTGGGTCCACGGCGGGGTGCCGGAGACGCTCCAGTGGGCGCTGCGTCAGCTGCGCCGCACGCGCCTCTTCCGCGACCTGCTACCCACCTGGAACGCGATGGGCGTGCACCGCGACGCCGAGTTCTCGAGCTCGCACGTACCGGCCTTCATGCGCGGCAAGGAGCCGCTCGGCTGGCTGACGGTGTACCCGTTCGTGCGCTCGTACGAGTGGTACATCCTCCCCGAGGAGGACCGCCGCCGCATGCTCGCCGATCACGGCCGCAAGGGCTCCGCCTACCGGAGCGTGCTCACCAACACGGTCGCGTCGTTCGCGCTCGGCGACTACGAGTGGATCCTGCCGCTCGAGAGCGACGAGCTGCTCGACCTCGTCGACCTCATGCGCGACCTCCGCAACACCGAGGCCCGCCTGCACGTGCGCGAGGAGGTCCCGTTCTACACGGGCCGCCGCATCTCGACCGCCGAGCTGCCCGAG encodes:
- a CDS encoding methionine synthase, whose product is MSTLLPTSTAGSLPKPSWLAEPEKLWSPWKLDGDELAEGRRDALRLSLADQQRAGIDIVSDGEQTRQHFVTTFIEHLGGVDFTRRETVRIRDRYDASVPTVVGAVTREKPVFVEDARFLRAQTDRPIKWALPGPLTMVDTLYDAHYRSREKLAWEFAGILNQEARELQDAGVDIIQFDEPAFNVFFDEVNDWGVAALERAIEGLTCETAVHVCYGYGIKANTDWKETLGDEWRQYEEIFPKIQASDIDIVSLESQHSHVPIDLIELIRGKKVMVGAIDVATSMVETPEEVAETLRRALPFVDADLLLPSTNCGMAPLPRSVATAKLAALAEGAALVRAELAA
- a CDS encoding YtxH domain-containing protein — encoded protein: MRGKAIFVVGLATGYVLGTRAGRRRYEQIKSGAQKVWNTPVVQKGVGVAEEFASARVDQLKDIAGDAAKKALGSLLGKQPYTEPTQSTSRSSASRAAGATASGSKATTSKSSGSKASTSKSTSTSSRSKAAPAGGDTPPVEPLAPSTDI
- a CDS encoding phage holin family protein, which gives rise to MTEERDRRARRSLGSLIADVPTLIVKLLKDELENIKRELTKRLASLGIGIGLLVFAGLLAFFLLAVLIAAAVLGLSTVFAPWLAALLTAAGLLIIIIVLALVGLASVKKGMPPVPKEAVDSLKKDVNVVKGLGQS
- a CDS encoding DUF3618 domain-containing protein, yielding MSDDKRVSTTQSGEQPAEPKRSQAELHADIERTRAELRATLDAIEFRLNVPKQVRHAVHRTKVRVRAAWERNPALVAGVATGTATAAAALIFVGYRVVRK
- the hemQ gene encoding hydrogen peroxide-dependent heme synthase, which encodes MTDPTVDPTTTYAEPHTARDVEDSEEIPAAGYTLWAVFRRNPASPLYLDGSEIPDAVAELDDAILTVEAEDVFVRGLYDVSGLRSDADVMVWVHGGVPETLQWALRQLRRTRLFRDLLPTWNAMGVHRDAEFSSSHVPAFMRGKEPLGWLTVYPFVRSYEWYILPEEDRRRMLADHGRKGSAYRSVLTNTVASFALGDYEWILPLESDELLDLVDLMRDLRNTEARLHVREEVPFYTGRRISTAELPEVLQ